CGAGCTCACGCCGGTGCGGCAGGGCACCGGCCGACGCCGACCCGACCGCCTCGGCCGCGACCTGCTCGGCGCTGCGCCGGTGCGGCTCCGCCGCCGACGACCGCGTCATGCCGGCCGCCGTGTGCCCGTCGCGGCGCGCTGCGCCACCCGCCCGCTCTTGCCGAGCTCCCACCGCACCGCCTGCGTCAGGTGCTCCGTGGTCAGCACACCGCCGTCGGCCGCGGCGAGGTACGCCGCCTGCAGCGCCGCCGCCGCGATCCCGCCGCCCGACAGGTCCGCCTCCGCGACGCGGGCGAGGTCGAGGCCCGACGTCGGCAGCGCGACGGGCAGCGACTGCCGCCACATCCGCAGCCGCGCCGCACGGTCCGGGTACGGGAACGCGACGACGGTCGCGAGGCGCCGGGTGAACGCGACGTCGAGGGCCGAGCGGGCGTTCGTCGTGAGGACGGCCAGCCCGCCGAACGCCTCGAGCCGCTGCAGCAGGTAGCCGACCTCGACGTTCGCGTACCGGTCGTGCGCGTCCTTCACCTCCGAGCGCTTGCCGAACAGCGCGTCGGCCTCGTCGAACAGCAGCACCACGCCGCCGTCCTCCGCCGCGTCGAACAGCCGCGCGAGCCGCTTCTCCGTCTCCCCGAGGTACTTGTCGACGACCTGGCTGAGGTCCACGTGCACCAGGTCGAGGGCGAGCTCGTGCGCGATCACCTCGGCGGCGAACGTCTTGCCCGTCCCGGAGTCGCCCGCGAACAGGGCGGTCGTCCCGCGGCCGCGGTCGGAGGTCGCCGCGAAGCCCCACGCGTCCAGGACCGTCGCCCGGTGGCGCACGGTCGCGACGAGCGCGCGCAGCTGCGCGAGCTGCTCGTCGGGCAGGACCAGGCGCGACCAGTCGGCGCGCGTCGTGCGGACCCGCGCCAGCCCGCCGACGTCCGTGCGCGGCCGCCTCCGGCACGCCGCCCAGACCGTGTGCCCGGCGACGACGTCCGCCGCCGCCGCGTCGACGTCGGGCAGCGCGAGGTCGAACGCGCCCGCGGCCGCCGCGACCTCCTCCGGCACGACGTGCGGCACCCCCGCCCGGTCGAGCGCCGCGTGCAGCGTCGCGGCCCGCTCGGCGACGCCGAGACGCGGGACGCGCAGCACGGGCACGTCCAGCCCGTCCAGCGACCCCGCCGCGGGCCCCGTCGAGACGGTCACGACGAGCGGCGACCCCGGCGGCAGGGAGCGGGCGACCGTCGACGCGAACCCCGGCGACGCGTCCTCGAGGTCCAGCACCCAGCCCACGTGCGCGAGCGCGGTCTCCCGCGCCGCACGCCGCAGCAGCAGCGCCAGGTCCGCCGTACCCGTCGGCAGGTCCGCCGCCGCCAGGACGCGCGGCCGCAGTCCCGCCGCCGCGCACGCCGCCGCCGCGACGAGCCGCGTCGTCCGTGGCTGCGGCCCGCGCAGCGCCACCGCGACCGTGCCCGACCCCGCGGCGAGGCGCCGCACGACGTCCTCGGCGACCGCCGCCAGGGTGGGCGGCAGGACGTCGGGCGGCTCGACGGGGGCGCTGAGCAGCGCGAGCCGCGCGTCGACCATGTCGACCCCCACCAGGTGGTGCACGACCCGCTCGTCCGGGACGAGGGCCGACGCGAGGACCGCGTCCGCGTCGCGGGGACGCACGAGCTCCCAGTGCCGCAACGGCGACCCGGGCGCGAGGGCGTCCCAGTGCGCGTCCGGGAGCAGCGCGAGCGCGGCACCGAAGGTCGGCGAGGCGTGGCCCGTGCGCTCGCGCAGCTCGTCCGCGACCGCCCCCACCAGCTCGGGGCCGCACGCGAGCAGCAGCGTCGCGCGCTCGAACGCCGACAGCCCGAACACGGCCGCGACCTCGTCCAGCCGACCGGGTCCGGGCGCGCCCGCCCGCACCGCCGCCAGCCGCCCGCGCGCCGGCGCCGCGTCGCGGCCGGTGACGAGCGCACGCACGACGTCCAGCTCGGCGACGAGCAGGTCGCGGTGGGGTGACCCGCTCCCGGCGGCGCCGCCCACGCGGGCTCGGGGCGCGGTGCGGGCGTCCCCGGTCACCGCGTCGTGCGCGTCCGCGACGGCGGTGCCGGTCAGGTCGTCGACCAGGTCGCTCACGGCAGCGTCACCGCCGGACCGTCGTACGTGCCGGCGCTCGCGGTGGGCACCGACTCCACGCCGTCGACCGCGACCCGCACCAGCCACGTCCCCGCGGTCAGCGCGGCCTCGTCGACGTCGAGCACGGACGGCGGCACCGGGTCGGCGGGGTTCGCGGGCTCGACCAGCGGCCCGGCGGGCGGGAACGTCACCGTGACCACGCCCGGGTCGCCGGGGGCGCCGCCCGTGAGACGGCCGAACGTCACCGTCGCCCGCTGCCCCTCCCGCAGCGCGGGCGTCACGCGGACCCGGACGAGCCCCGCGGGCCGCGTCACGTTCGTGATCGTCGGGACGAGCGCGAGCGGCAGGCCGTTGGACCGGCCGCGCACGCGCTCGGGCTCGCCGCTCACCGGGTCGGCGGGCTGCACGTGGTCGACCTGCACGCGGTGCGCCCCCGCGGGGACGCGGTCCGTCACGGCGACCACGAGCCGGTCGGACCGCGCCCCGGGCTCGGGGGTCAGCCGCCGCCCGCCCAGGGTCACGGTGGTCGTGCCCTCGCCCAGCAGCCCCGATCCGACGAGCGTGAGCGTCGCGCCCGTGACGGCCGGCCCGCCGCCCGCCACCTCCACCGCCGCGAGCCGCGCCTGCGTGAAGGTCCGCACGCCGAGCGCGCGCTCCAGCACGGGCAGCGGCCGGTTCACCGGCAGGTCGGGCTCGAGCAGCACCACGGTCGCCGTGTACGCCTGCGACAGCAGGTACGGCGCACCGAGCACGCCCCACAGCTTCGAGATCTCCTCGAGCGTGAGGGGCGTCGGGCTGAGCTTGACGAGCTCCGCCTGGTCCGCGAGGTCGCTGTGGTCGAGGAACGCCGTCGCGCCGGACCCGAACTTGTCGATCGCGTCCTCGATCACGTCCTTCGTCAGCACCGGGGTCACCGCGAGCGCGAGCGTCCCGCGCGCGAGCAGCCGCTGCGGCTCGAGCGCGGCCTCGTCGCCGTACGCCGTGACGAGGTAGTGCAGGTCGAGCGCCGCCACCGGGCGGTGCGTGAGGACCCCCGACGACGAGCGCGTCGGCAGGTCCGAGAGGTTCCACGCGTGGTTCGGCGTGACCTGGTACAGGTACACGTTGAGCCCGGCGCTGTCCGAGCCGGGGGCGTCGTCGTCGACCGCCAGGTGCGACGGGTGCAGCGTCGTGACGTCCGCGCCGCCCACGGGGTCGGGCTGCCAGGACAGCGACTCGTGCAGCACGTGCCGGATCGTCGACGTGACCGCCGCGATCGCCAGGACGTTGCTCACCGCACCCACCTCCGGTCCTGCTTGTCGAGGTACGCGGCGTGGTCCGGGTGCCGCGGGGCGCGGTCCGGGACGGGCGCGGCACGCGGCGGCTCCGGTGCCCGGTGCACGTCGATCCGGTCGATGTGCACGTGCACGTCGCCGTGGCCGTCCCGCACCCCCGCGAGGTCGTCGAGGCGCACGGTCGCGCGCCCGTCACCGCGCACGTCCGCGCGGCCGGGGGCGGTCGTCGGGACCACGACCAGGCGGTCCGCCTCCCGGCGCGTCAGAGCGCGCGCCTCGACGAGCGCGGCCGCGAGATGCTCCGACACGAGCCGGTCGGCCGTCACGCGCGGCGCGCCCGACGGGTCCGGCACGGGCGGCCCGACGGACGACGCGGCCCCCGCGTGTGCCGCTCCGGCCTCGGCGCCGGGCGCGTCGGATGCCGCCCCGAGCAGCGGCACCCGGGGGCTGCGTCGGGCGGCGTCGGACGGCGCGCGGTCAGCGAGGGACGGCACGGCGCCCGCACCGCTGCCGACCGCCCCACCGTCCGCGGTCCTCCCCGCGCCCGACGAGGACGCGCCCGCGGGTGGACCGCCCGGGTCCTGTCGCGCCTCACGTGGTCCGGTGTCCGTCGACGCCGCGACCGGGCCGCGGTCGTGCCCGCCCGCGACGCGCGTCGTCGCAGCACCGGGACCGGGACCGGACCGCCCGCCCGCCGGGCCCACCGTGCTGCCGTGCGCCTCCGACGACGCCCCGCCGCCGGTCAGCCACGCCGCTCTGAACTCCGCCCGCCCGGCGCCGCCGGGTCCGGCACCGCCGGACGCGCCCGCTCGCCCGGCCGAGCCGGGACCGCCGGACGCGACCGTCGCACCGGCCGGGTCGGCGACGTCGGCGTGCCCCGGTCCGCCCCCGCGCACCGGAGTCGCCGCGCCACCCGCACCGGGCGGACGCGCATCACCGACGGCACCCGCCGCACCGACCGCACCGACCGGGCCGCCCGCCGCCAGGGCGGGCGGCCGGCCCGAGACCGCCCGTGCGGGGGGCGGCTCGTCCGTCGCCGCTCCCGGCCACCCGGCCGCCCCCGGCGGCCCGGGCGCCCGTCCCCCCACGGGCCGGGCCGCGGCACGTTCGAACGGCGACGCGCGGCGCGCGGCCAGCACGGGTGCGGCACCGGCCGCCCCCGCGGCGATCCGGTCGAAGGCGTCGGGCATCGCTCACCCCCGCACGAGGTCGAGGTAGGTGGCGCGCCGGGCGGGCGACAGCGCGAGGATCGCGTCCTGCGACCAGCCGTACGCGCGCGCCAGGTCGGCGACGTCGACCAGCAGGTCGCGGGCGTCGTCCCGCACCCGGGCCGCGAGCAGGGCGACGACGTCGAGCTGGGCGGCGGCGTCCGCGCCGCACGCGGGGCACGCGGTGCGCACGGTCGACGCGGCGACGCCCGCGAGCGCGTCGGCCGCGCGCTCGACCGCCGCGCGCACGGCGGGTTCGTCGCGGTCGGCGCCGGGAGGCCACGCCTCGCACCGCTCGCGGAGCGCGCGGGCGGGGTCGGGGTCGGCGAGCGCCGCGAGCACGTCGGACGTCGTGGGGGCGCGCACGACGACGGCACCCGACGGCGTGGGCACCGCGACCGACGCCGCCGCTGCCGGGCCGACGTCGGGCCCACCCGGTCCGGCGAGCGCGTCGAGGTCGAGGTCGACGTCGAGCAGCTCGCCGCACCCGGGGCACGTCAGGACGGTCGCCAGCACGGGCCCGCACCGGGCGCGCAGCTCGGCGAGCGCCTCGGCGGCCGCGTCCCGCAGCGGCACCGCGCAGGCGTCGGGAAGGTCGGCGACCCGGCCGCGCGCGACGAGGACGACCGCGCCCCGCGCCGCGGGGTGCACCTCGTCGAGCGCCTCCCACAGCGCGAGCGTGGCACCCGCGTCGAGGACCGCGGTCACGGCGTCACGGCTCGACGAAGGACGGCTCGGTCGGCTCGGTCACCGCGTAGTCCCGTTCCCAGCCCTCGTTCTCGAGCTTGAGCGTCTGGATGGCGACCGCGTTCGCGTTCGCGTCGAGGTCGGGCAGCGCCTGGAACTCCGACACCCAGCACCGGAACACGCGGTAGGAGATCGCGAGCTGCCCGGCCTCGTTGTAGAGCTCGATGATGACGTCCTTGCGGAAGTCCTTGAGCGACACCTCCGCGCCGAGGCCGGAGCCGAAGTTCCACACCTTGTTGGCCCACTGCTCGAACTCGACGTCGTGCGTGACGCCGCGCTCGAGGGTGATCGCCTCGAACTCGGTGCGCCCGGGCGACTTGCGCGAGCTCGACGGGTCCCCGCCGTGCCGGTGCTTGACCACCTCGGTGGTCTTCTTGAGCGCGCCGACCTTCGACACGCCCGCGACGTACTTGCCGTCCCACTTCACCCGGAACTTGAAGTTCTTGTACGGGTCGAACCGGCCGGCGTTGACGGTGAACTCAGCCACGGGGTCGCCTCCTACACCGCAGCCGCGGCGGTCTTCTGCTGGATGGAGATGAGCACGAACTCCGCGGGCTTGAGCGGAGCGAAGCCGACCTGGATGTTCACGATGCCCCGGTCGATGTCGTACTGCGTCGTGGTCTCCGCGTCGCACTTGACGAAGTACGCGTCGCGCGGCGTCGAGCCCTGGAACGCGCCCTTGCGGAACAGGTCCTGGAGGAACGCCCCGACGGACAGCCGGATCTGCGACCACAGCGGCTCGTCGTTCGGCTCGAACACGACCCACTGCGTGCCGCGGTACAGGCTCTCCTCGAGGAACAGCGCGAGCCGCCGGACCGGCACGTACTTGTAGTCGTCGGCGAGCGCGTCCGCGCCGCGCACGGTGCGCGCGCCCCACACGACCGAGCCGGCCTCGCGGAACGCGCGCAGCGCGTTGACGCCGACCCGGTTCAGCGTGCCGTTCTCGTCGTTGGTCAGGTTGACCGCGAGGTCGACGACCCCGGTCAGCCCCGCCTCGAGCCCCGCGGGCGCCTTCCACACGCCGCGCGAGCCGTCGGTCCGGGCCATCACGCCCGCGAGCGCGCCGCCCGGTGCGAACGTGTCGATCGCGCCGTTGCGCAGCGGGTCCGCGTGCCGCACGCGCGGGAAGTAGAACGCGGCGTTGCGGGTCGCGGTCCCGGTCAGGCCGACCGACGCCGCGAACCCGGGGGCGTCGCCCGTGGTCAGCGCACCCGGCGGGTCGACGACGAGGAAGGCCCGACGTTCCACCGCGTAGGCGAGCGCCGGCGCCCACACGTCGTCCGGCAGGTCCCCGCCGGGCGTCGGCGGGGGCAGCACGACGATGTTGACGAGGTCGGCCAGCTCCAGCGCGTACAGCCCGCGCTTCGCCGTCTGGAACCCGGTGCCGACGTAGTCGTCCGAGTCGACCGCGCCGCCGTCCGCGCCCGCCGTGCCCACGACGTACGTGCCGTCCGCGGGCCGCGTCGTCGGGAGCGTCCCGTCGACCGCCAGCAGCAGCGACGAGTCCAGGACCCGGTCGACCTGCCGCGGCCCGTCGACCACCGTCACGTTGAGGTACACCTCGAGCGGGTCGGTCTGCGCGGGGTCGCCGTCGTGCACCGCGAGCGTGAACAGGTCCGCTCCGGTGACGTCGCCGCCCTGACCGGCCGCGATGTCGTCGGCCTCGGCCGTCGACGCGGGCGACGACACGACGACCTGCAGCGTGTTCGCCCACGCGCCCGGGCCGGACGCGACGAGGTCCAGGTCGTCGAGCGCGAACGTCGCCACGGCCGCGTCGGCCGCCGCCACCCGCACGACGAGCGCGGGCCCGCCGCCGTTGAGGTAGAAGTCGCGCACCGCGTAGCCGAGCCCGCGCCCGCGCGAGAGGCCGCCGAACAGGCGCTCGAAGTCGGAGAAGCTCGCGATCGGCACGGGCTCGTCGACCGGGCCGCGCGGCGCGACGCCCACGAAGGCCGTGACCGCCGTCGCGACCCCGGTGATCGTGCGGTTCCCGCTCGGGACCTCCGTGATGTAGACGCCCGGGTACGTCGGGGTGATGGTCATGGGTGCTCCTTGGTCGCGCTGGCGTTCCCGCGATCCGAGACTCGCGGCACCGCGTCAACCCCGCGTCACCCGACCGTCACGCGGCGGCGCCCGCCGGGACCACCCCGTCAGGAGGCGGCGAAGCGCGCGTGCACCCGGGCGGTGATCGTGATGTCCTCCGGCTTGAGGTCGAGGCCGCCCGCGGGTCCGGCCGCGGCGGCGGCGCGGGACATCTGCGCGGCACCCGGGTCGGTCGTGGGTCGGGACTGGTCGCCGAGCATCCCGGGGTCGGCGACCGCGAGCGGGCGGACGTCCGCGAGCCCGAGGGCGTGGGCGTAGGTCGTCGCCGCGGCGACCGCGTCCTGCACGGCGCGTGTGCGCGCGTCGGCCGTCAGCCGGGTCCGTGTCACCTCGGTGAGCGCCCACTCGATCCCGCCGACGCTCACGCCGTCGCGCGCGGCGACGTCCTCGACCCACGCGGCCAGCCGCGCGAGGTCCCGGAACTTCACGTCGAGCCGCACGGCGGCGTGGTGCACGAGCGGCAGCTGCTTGCCGTCCTTGTTCCACGGCCGGTCGGCCCACACGCGGATGCGGTCCGACGACCACCACGTCACCGCGGGTGCAGCCGGGTCGGTGAGCCGCTTCGCCTCGTCGGCCAGCCGGGCGTGCTCGCGCAGGGTGCGCTCGACGACGCGCTCGCGGTCGGGGCCCTCGAAGCCGACCGTCAGCACGACGGTCCCCCGCTCGGCCGGGTGGTGGTGGTCGAACCGTCCCTCGACGGTCACCGTCGTCTCGTGCACAGGCCGGAGCGTAACCGCCGCTCACACGATCTTCGGGAAGGCGAGCAGGAACCCGATGCCCGCGACGACCATCACGACCGCGACCCCGAGCAGCACCCAGCGCACCCGTTCCGTGCGCCCGCGCGTCGACAGCGACGCGAAGAACAGCACGAGCGCGAAGAGGACGGTGAGGAAGGTGTACCGGTCGCTGCGCTCGTCGAGGACCAGCCCGCGCGCGAACATGTCCTCGGCGCGCGCGTCGGCGGCCGCCGCCTCGGCCGTGCCCGGCGGCTCGTACGACGGCATCACGAACGGGCTCGCGGGCGCGGACGGGTCCTGCAGGGGCTGCGTCGCGAGCCACTCGTCGACGGCCGGGCCGAAGTGCGGGCTGAAGCGTTGCCGGACGAACGCCGCGAGGGGCTCGTCGCCCTCCGCCACCGCCTGCACCCAGACGGCGAACGTCTGCAGGTCGTACCCGCGGGCCGCGTCCGCCTGCGACTCGTGCCGGCTCGCCTCGATGCGCGCGGACGACGCCTTCGAGAACGCGATCGACATCTCGCCGCCCCACTGGCTCGCCTCGAAGACGCTCCACGCGGTGAGGACTGCGGTGACCGCGAGGACGACGACGGTCAGGACCTCGCGGACGTGCCCCGGACGTGCCGGGGCGGGCGCGGTCCCCTCGTGCGTCATCCCCGTCCTCCCTCGACGCCACCGCCACCCGTCCCGGTGCGGGCACGGTAGGCCGGGCGCACGTCGCCGCACGTCATCCGGGACGGGTGACCTGCGCCGACGGCGACGCGCGAGGGGCCGGTCACCCGCAGGTGACCGGCCCCTCGTGCCGAGCAGGGTGCGGCCGTCAGGCCGCGTGACTCACGTCGGCGTCAGAAGCCGCCGCCGAAGTCGTCGCCACCGCCGGCCGGGAGGGCCGGGGCCTTCTCGGGCTTGTCGGCCACGACGGCCTCGGTGGTGAGGAAGAGCGCCGCGATGGACGACGCGTTCTGCAGCGCGGAGCGCGTGACCTTGACCGGGTCGTTGACGCCGGCGGCCAGCAGGTCCTCGTACGTGTTGGTCGCGGCGTTGAGGCCGTGACCCGTCGGGAGGTTGCGGACCTTCTCGGCCACGACGCCGCCCTCGAGACCGGCGTTGACGGCGATCTGCTTGAGCGGGGCCTCGATCGCGGACTTCACGATCAGGGCACCGGTGAGCTCGTCACCCTCGAGGTCCAGCTTCTCGAACGCGAGCGCGCCGGCCTGGATGAGGGCCACGCCACCACCGGCGACGATGCCCTCCTCCACGGCCGCCTTCGCGTTGCGGACGGCGTCCTCGATGCGGTGCTTGCGCTCCTTGAGCTCGACCTCGGTGGCCGCGCCCGCCTTGATGACGGCGACGCCGCCGGCGAGCTTGGCGAGGCGCTCCTGGAGCTTCTCGCGGTCGTAGTCCGAGTCCGAGTTCTCGATCTCGGCGCGGATCTGCGAGACGCGACCGGCGATCTGCGCGGCGTCGCCGGCACCCTCGACGATCGTGGTCTCGTCCTTGGTGACGACGACCTTGCGCGCCGTGCCGAGGACCTCGAGGCCGACCGTGTCGAGCTTGAGGCCGACGGTCTCGGAGACGACCTGGCCACCGGTGAGGATGGCGATGTCCTGCAGCATGGCCTTGCGGCGGTCGCCGAAGCCCGGCGCCTTGACGGCGATGGACTTGAACGTGCCCTTGAGCTTGTTCACGACGAGCGTGGCCAAGGCCTCACCCTCGATGTCCTCGGCGACGATGAACAGCGGCTTGCCGGCCTGGATGACCTTCTCCAGCAGCGGCAGCAGGTCCTTGACGTTCGAGATCTTCGACTCGACGAGCAGGACGAACGCGTCCTCGAGGACGGCCTCCTGACGCTCGGGGTCGGTCACGAAGTACGCGGACAGGAAGCCCTTGTCGAAGCGCATGCCCTCGGTGAGCTCGAGCTCGAGGCCCAGCGCGGACGACTCCTCGACCGTGATGACACCCTCCTTGCCCACCTTGTCGAGGGCCTCGGCGATGAGCTCGCCGATCGCGGTGTCACCGGCGGAGATGGCGGCCGTGGCGGCGATCTCCTCCTTGGTCTCGACCTCCTTGGCCTGCGCGAGGAGCTGCGTCGTGACGGCCTCGACGGCCTTCTCGATGCCCTTCTTCAGCGCGATCGGGTTCGCACCCGCGGCCACGTTGCGCAGGCCCTCGCGGACGAGCGCCTGGGCGAGGACGGTCGCCGTCGTCGTGCCGTCACCGGCGACGTCGTCGGTCTTCTTCGCGACCTCCTTGACGAGCTCCGCGCCGATCTTCTCGAACGGGTCCTCGAGGTCGATCTCCTTGGCGATGGAGACACCGTCGTTGGTGATCGTGGGGGCGCCCCACTTCTTGTCCAGGACGACGTTGCGGCCCTTGGGGCCCAGGGTGACCTTGACGGTGTCGGCGAGGGTGTTGAGACCCCGCTCGATGCCGCGGCGGGCCTCCTCGTTGAAGGCAATGATCTTGGCCATGGGGCTGTGATCCTTCGCTCGGTTTCCGTGGTGGCCGCTGGGTGCCCGCGACGGACGACGCGCCGCGCGCGGTCCTGTCCCGCGACGCGACGCACCTCACCGGGCGGCCGATGCTTCTGTCACTCTCGACCCGAGAGTGCTAAGTCAATGGTTAGCACTCGACCCCTGCGAGTGCAAGGCGCGTTCGCCCAGGGACGACCCCGCGACGCGCCCGGCGGACACCCCGGGACCGACCACCGCGCCCCGGCCACGCGTGCGCGGGGCCCGCTCGCGTCCTGGACGCCTGACCGACCTGAGCACGGACTCACCCGCCGAACCGCCCGGACGCGTGCGGACGCCGGTCTATCGTGCGCGTGTGCCAGGTCACACCGGGGTGGTCGACGACGTCGTCGACGCCGTCACCGTGCCGTCGGCGCGAGCGACGACGGACCCCGTCCGCCCGGCCGGCCGTCCCGCCCGGACGTCGCCCGACCCGGCCGCACCCCGCCCCGCCGCGCCTCGGGCTGCGAGCCCGCGACCGCGCCCGGTGCGCACCCGGACGCCGCTCGTCCGCGCCGCCACCGCGACCGTCGGGAGCCTCGTCGCACTGGCCGTCCTCGCCGCGCACCTCCCGCCGGACGGCCGCTCGGGACCGCGCACCGCACCGGCCGCCGCAGTCGTCGGCCCACCGACGGCGTGGGCGCAGATCCCGCTGTACCAGGAGACAGTCACGCTGCTGCCCGACGGCACGCGCACCGAGGTCCGCAGCGGCACCGACCCGACGTTCCTCGCGGGCTCGCGCGTGCTCGACCCCGCGGCGGCGACGCTCGCGCAGGCGGTCGGCGCGTCGTCGGCGGCGACCCTGACGTCCCGGGGCGAAACGGGTGCCGCCGCGGTCGCCCAGGAGCAGCGCCAGTGGCTCGACGCCGGCACGGTCCCGGGCGCGGGCGGGCCGTACGAGCCCATGGCGCGCGCGGCGCTGCTCGACCTGCACACCCTGCTGCTGCCGAACGGCGCGGCGGTCGCGGGCTGGTCGGAGCGGTGGCGGTACGTGTGGCCGCGCGACGCCGCGTTCGTGTCCGTCGCGCTCGCGCGCACGGGTCACACCGCGGACGCGCTCGACGTGCTGGCGTTCCTCGACGACGTGCAGGCCGCCGACGGCTCGTTCCAGGCGCGCTACCTGCCGGACGGGTCGGGCCCGCCCGACGACCGCGGCGTGCAGACGGACGGGACGGGCTGGGCGCTGTGGGCGGCGGGCCTCGTCGTCGCGGAGCTCGACGACCCGGAGCAGCGCGCGGCGGCGGCGCACCGGCTGCGCCCGCTGGTCGTCCGCTCGACGCAGCACGCGACCGCGCTCGTCGCGCGCACGGGCCTGCCGCCCGCGTCGCCGGACTACTGGGAGGTGCCGGAGCGCGCGCTGACGCTGGGCACGGTCGTGCCGCTCGTCGCGGGGCTCCAGCAGGCCGACGGGCTCCTCCGGCTCACGGGCGACGTCGCCCTCGCCGACGCCGCCGCCCGCGCCGCGACCCGCACCCAGGTGGCGACGATCCGCGAGTTCGGCGGCTCGGGGTACGCCCGGTACGCGGCGGGCGGGCACGCGGACGCGGCGACGGCGTTCCTGCTGACCCCGTTCCTGCGGATGCCGGCGCCGGGCGCGCACGACGCGTGGCTCGCGTCGGTCCCGACGATGCGTCGCCCCGCGAGCGGGCTGGCGCCGGGCGCGGGGTGGCGGGACGACGGCGTCTCGTGGACCCCGCAGACGTCGCTGTACGCGTGGGTCGCCGCGGAGAACGGCGAGCCGGGGCTCGCGCACGGGTGGCTCGACTTCCTCGACGCGCACCGCACGACGGCCGGCTCGATCCCCGAGAAGGTGCTCGGCGACGGGTCGCCGGCCGCGGTCGCGCCGCTCGCGTGGAGCGCCGCGTGCGTGCTCCTGGCACTCGACGCGCTCGACGCCGCCGCGTCGACCACGACGCCGCACACCGCGCCGCTCCCCCGCTGACCACGAACGCGCGAGGGCCGCGCACCACGGGGGGTGCGCGGCCCTCGCCGATGCGTCCGACGTGGACGTCCGGAGCTGGAGGGCCGGGGAGACGACGCCGGGGGCGTCAGGTCAGACGGGACGAACCTGCTCGGCCTGCGGGCCCTTCGTGCCCTGACCGACCTCGAAGTCGACCTGCTGGCCCTCCTCGAGGGTCCGGTAGCCGTCGACCTGGATGGCGCTGAAATGCACGAAGAGGTCCTGACCTCCGCCGGTCGGGGTGATGAAGCCGTACCCCTTCTCCGCGTTGAACCACTTCACGGTGCCCTGGGCCATGCGAACTCCTCGACGATCGGTGCGCCGCGGGCTCCGCCGGCCCCCGGTGCGCGTGAGCCTAGTGGTCACGGGCACGCCACGACCAGGGTCATCTCGGAGGTGACCAGGGGCGTCGGTGCCGGTCAGGCGTCGGGGTCGGTGCGCAGGACGACGACGATGCCGTCACCCGCCTGCTCCGGGGAGAGCGTGACGGCGGTGAGGCCGAGCGTCTGGGCGACGAGGTCGGCGGTGGAGCGCAGGTCCT
The sequence above is a segment of the Cellulomonas fimi genome. Coding sequences within it:
- a CDS encoding glycoside hydrolase family 15; the encoded protein is MPGHTGVVDDVVDAVTVPSARATTDPVRPAGRPARTSPDPAAPRPAAPRAASPRPRPVRTRTPLVRAATATVGSLVALAVLAAHLPPDGRSGPRTAPAAAVVGPPTAWAQIPLYQETVTLLPDGTRTEVRSGTDPTFLAGSRVLDPAAATLAQAVGASSAATLTSRGETGAAAVAQEQRQWLDAGTVPGAGGPYEPMARAALLDLHTLLLPNGAAVAGWSERWRYVWPRDAAFVSVALARTGHTADALDVLAFLDDVQAADGSFQARYLPDGSGPPDDRGVQTDGTGWALWAAGLVVAELDDPEQRAAAAHRLRPLVVRSTQHATALVARTGLPPASPDYWEVPERALTLGTVVPLVAGLQQADGLLRLTGDVALADAAARAATRTQVATIREFGGSGYARYAAGGHADAATAFLLTPFLRMPAPGAHDAWLASVPTMRRPASGLAPGAGWRDDGVSWTPQTSLYAWVAAENGEPGLAHGWLDFLDAHRTTAGSIPEKVLGDGSPAAVAPLAWSAACVLLALDALDAAASTTTPHTAPLPR
- the groL gene encoding chaperonin GroEL (60 kDa chaperone family; promotes refolding of misfolded polypeptides especially under stressful conditions; forms two stacked rings of heptamers to form a barrel-shaped 14mer; ends can be capped by GroES; misfolded proteins enter the barrel where they are refolded when GroES binds), yielding MAKIIAFNEEARRGIERGLNTLADTVKVTLGPKGRNVVLDKKWGAPTITNDGVSIAKEIDLEDPFEKIGAELVKEVAKKTDDVAGDGTTTATVLAQALVREGLRNVAAGANPIALKKGIEKAVEAVTTQLLAQAKEVETKEEIAATAAISAGDTAIGELIAEALDKVGKEGVITVEESSALGLELELTEGMRFDKGFLSAYFVTDPERQEAVLEDAFVLLVESKISNVKDLLPLLEKVIQAGKPLFIVAEDIEGEALATLVVNKLKGTFKSIAVKAPGFGDRRKAMLQDIAILTGGQVVSETVGLKLDTVGLEVLGTARKVVVTKDETTIVEGAGDAAQIAGRVSQIRAEIENSDSDYDREKLQERLAKLAGGVAVIKAGAATEVELKERKHRIEDAVRNAKAAVEEGIVAGGGVALIQAGALAFEKLDLEGDELTGALIVKSAIEAPLKQIAVNAGLEGGVVAEKVRNLPTGHGLNAATNTYEDLLAAGVNDPVKVTRSALQNASSIAALFLTTEAVVADKPEKAPALPAGGGDDFGGGF
- a CDS encoding cold-shock protein, with the translated sequence MAQGTVKWFNAEKGYGFITPTGGGQDLFVHFSAIQVDGYRTLEEGQQVDFEVGQGTKGPQAEQVRPV